AGCGGTGGTGCTGGTGGTCGGTGGCCGGGACGTGCTGGCCCACCGCATGACCGTGGGCAGCCTGCTGGTGTTCGTCGCCTACGCCCGGACGCTCCAGGCCCAGGCCGAGTCCCTGCTCACGGTCTACCGCGCCCTGCGCGCCGGCGAGGCCGGCCTCGACCGGGTTCAGGCCGTCCTCGGGACCAAGGAGGAGGTCCCCGAGCCGGCCCACCCGGTGCGCTTCCCGGCCCAGGAGGGACCGTCCCGCCTGGAGTTCGACCGGGTCACCTTCGGCTACAACCCCGGGACCCCGGTGCTCGAGGACATCACCCTCGAGATCGAGCCGGGCCACACGGTGGCCCTGGTGGGCCGGAGCGGGGCGGGCAAGTCGACCCTCGTGTCCCTGATCCCCCGGTTCTTCGACCCCTGGTCGGGGCGGGTCCTCATCGACGGCACCGACATCAGAGACGTGCGGGTCCACGACGTCCGCCAGAAGGTCTCCGTCGTGCGCCAGGACCCCCTCCTGCTACCGGTCTCCATGGCCGACAACATCGCCTACGGCCGCCCCGGCGCCACCCGGGACGAGATCGAGCAGGCCGCCCGTGACGCCCTCGCCTCCGACTTCATCGAGGCGCTCCCCGACGGCTACGACACCGTGATCGGCGAGCGCGGCGCCACCTTGTCGGGGGGCCAGCGCCAACGCCTGGCCATAGCCCGGGCCCTCCTCAAGGACGCCCCCATCCTGATCCTCGACGAGCCGACCGCCGCCCTGGACGCCGAGTCCGAGGCCGTCCTCGTGGCGGCCGTCGACCGCCTGACCCTGCACCGCACCGTTCTGGTCATAGCCCACCGACTGTCCACCATCCGGCGGGCCGACCGCATCGTGGTCCTAGACGAGGGCCGCATCGTCGAGGACGGAAGCCACACCAAGCTCATGCGGGCGGGAGGGCCCTACGCCCACATGTACAACACGCAGTTCGGCCCCATCACGACCTCTCGTCCGAAGGACAACCGATGAACACCACTGTCGAGACCGACCGCCTGACCTACCGGCCCCTCCGGGAGGACGAGCTGGGCGTCGTCGTCCACCTGTACGACCTGGCCGGTTGGGGCCCGGTGACCGAGCAGTGGGTCCGCTCCTGGCTGGTCCACGGCCCCCTCGGCCCGGCGCTGGTGATGGGCATCGTCGACGACCGGGGAGAGGTTCTCGGCATGACGACCTACGGAGCGGTGAGGGTCCAGACCTTCGACGAGGAGGTGCTCGCCTGTCGGGGTCGGGCCGCCGTGCTGGTGCCGGAGCTGCGGAGGAGCGGCCGCCGGGTCTCGGCCGTGGACGAGCACGACCCCCTGTACCAGCTGAGCCTGGCCGCCCGGGCCCATCTGAGGGACAGGGGCTGGACCCTTCTGTACGGGATACCGCATCCGACCATGCAGAAGCGTTCGGACATCTCGGTTGCACCGCCTCTGGGCCGGAGGGACCGCTGTGCGATCCCCGGGGTCCGTTTCGAGATCGCCGGTGTCGAGCCCGGTCCGATGCCCCTGGACGTCACCATCGGGGAGCGACCCGGGGAGGAGTACGACCGGCTGTGGATCCGGGCGCGGGTGGGCCTCGGGATCGAGTGTGCCGTGCTCCGCGACGCGCGGGGCCTGGCCGCGACGCGGGGCAACGTGTTCATCGAGTGCCGCCTGCCCGGCTCGGACGAGCTGGTGGGCTACTGGGTGGTCGACGTCACGAGCAGCGGCAAGGGACGCCTCATGGATTACCTGGCCGCCGATGAGGATGCCCTTCTGCCCGTGGCCCTCACCGCGTCGAACTGGCTCCGCCGTCACCAGATCCCGACCGACGAGGGCCCGGTCACCTGCAGGTACGTCTCGTGCCTGGCCCACGAGCGCTACTCCGACGCTCTCCGCGGGGCGGGGGCAACCGACATCGACTGGCCGTTCGCCTTCTCGGTGAGTTGCATCGATGAGAACGGTCCCGACCGCCCCGAGCACGACCCGCGCCGCTGGTACGTGACAACCGGCGACTGACCGGGCGGACGCGGCAGCGAACAGGGTGGGACAGCGTCGGTGACCGAATGGACGCGACTCGAGCGCGCCGTCTCCGAGGCCCTCTCGGG
Above is a window of Acidimicrobiales bacterium DNA encoding:
- a CDS encoding ABC transporter ATP-binding protein, whose product is AVVLVVGGRDVLAHRMTVGSLLVFVAYARTLQAQAESLLTVYRALRAGEAGLDRVQAVLGTKEEVPEPAHPVRFPAQEGPSRLEFDRVTFGYNPGTPVLEDITLEIEPGHTVALVGRSGAGKSTLVSLIPRFFDPWSGRVLIDGTDIRDVRVHDVRQKVSVVRQDPLLLPVSMADNIAYGRPGATRDEIEQAARDALASDFIEALPDGYDTVIGERGATLSGGQRQRLAIARALLKDAPILILDEPTAALDAESEAVLVAAVDRLTLHRTVLVIAHRLSTIRRADRIVVLDEGRIVEDGSHTKLMRAGGPYAHMYNTQFGPITTSRPKDNR